Proteins encoded by one window of Deltaproteobacteria bacterium:
- a CDS encoding class I SAM-dependent methyltransferase yields MRAGGAAAAPRARARRSPAAPQARAGPTRARPRVPADRTPCGSSATEPPDESAVNQTTAIALAALNRDFYRESAAEFARTRSAPWPGWHEILPLLRGRPRASILDAGCGNGRFASFLCDALGAPFLYCGIDSSAPLLALAASALAHVPGVRLLQTDLVLEPPERALPAERFDLVAAFGLLHHVPGESRRRELIRALAARVEEGGFLALTFWDFGGEPRFERKALREIPAELSGQLEPGDVLLRWGSDDSSRLRYCHHTDAAEETRLLAGLPLAPRLAFSSDGATGRLNRYRVFERL; encoded by the coding sequence CTGCGCGCGGGTGGCGCCGCAGCAGCGCCTCGAGCGCGCGCTCGTCGAAGCCCGGCAGCTCCGCAAGCTCGCGCAGGACCGACACGAGCCCGGCCTCGTGTGCCCGCGGATCGAACTCCCTGCGGCTCGAGTGCAACGGAACCCCCAGATGAATCTGCCGTGAACCAGACCACCGCGATCGCGCTGGCCGCCCTGAACCGGGATTTCTACCGCGAGTCCGCCGCCGAGTTCGCCCGGACGAGGAGCGCGCCGTGGCCCGGCTGGCACGAGATTCTGCCTCTCCTCCGCGGCCGCCCGCGCGCTTCGATCCTCGACGCGGGCTGTGGGAACGGCCGCTTTGCGAGCTTCCTCTGCGACGCGCTCGGCGCTCCCTTTCTGTACTGCGGGATCGACTCGAGCGCACCCCTTCTGGCGCTGGCCGCGAGCGCGCTCGCGCACGTGCCCGGGGTTCGCCTGCTGCAGACGGACCTCGTGCTCGAGCCGCCGGAACGGGCGCTCCCGGCCGAGCGTTTCGACCTGGTCGCCGCGTTCGGCCTGCTCCACCACGTTCCCGGCGAGTCGCGCCGCCGCGAGCTGATCCGCGCGCTCGCCGCGCGCGTCGAGGAGGGCGGCTTCCTGGCGCTCACGTTCTGGGACTTCGGTGGCGAGCCCCGCTTCGAGCGGAAGGCATTGCGCGAGATCCCGGCGGAGCTGTCGGGCCAGCTCGAGCCCGGCGACGTCCTGCTGCGCTGGGGATCCGACGACTCCTCCCGGCTCCGCTACTGCCACCACACCGACGCTGCGGAAGAGACGCGCCTGCTCGCCGGGCTTCCGCTCGCGCCGCGGCTCGCGTTCTCGAGCGACGGCGCGACGGGCCGCCTGAACCGCTACCGGGTCTTCGAGCGGCTTTGA
- a CDS encoding TetR/AcrR family transcriptional regulator, with translation MSSRTSISRLDPPTRRELRKAQTRRQLLDAARSLFVKRGYDATRPQDIARAAAVATGTFYLHFEDKRDAFLAFTDEAAAELMECVRAHATAGDFAGRLRQSLEAILEYSERHPGVLPAAFADASVIAAGASEGACLRDRLALSLAQSLREGMQRGDLRGDYDPAVIAHAIVGLVQQGLRYGTHAGIERGPLLEDLVRFCARALVSDGRS, from the coding sequence ATGAGTTCCAGGACCTCGATCTCCCGGCTCGACCCGCCGACGCGACGCGAGCTGCGCAAGGCGCAAACACGCCGCCAGCTTCTCGACGCGGCGCGAAGCCTGTTCGTGAAGCGCGGCTACGACGCCACGCGCCCGCAGGACATCGCGCGCGCCGCGGCCGTCGCGACCGGGACCTTCTACCTGCACTTCGAAGACAAGCGCGACGCGTTCCTCGCCTTCACCGACGAGGCCGCGGCCGAGCTCATGGAATGCGTGCGCGCGCACGCGACCGCGGGCGACTTCGCCGGCCGGCTGCGGCAATCGCTGGAGGCGATCCTGGAGTACTCGGAGCGGCACCCGGGCGTGCTTCCGGCCGCGTTCGCGGACGCGAGCGTGATCGCGGCCGGCGCGAGCGAAGGGGCCTGCCTGCGCGACCGGCTGGCGCTCTCGCTCGCGCAGTCGCTTCGCGAGGGGATGCAGCGCGGCGACCTCAGAGGCGACTACGATCCGGCCGTGATCGCGCACGCGATCGTGGGCTTGGTGCAGCAGGGTCTCCGCTACGGAACCCACGCAGGCATCGAGCGCGGCCCGCTGCTCGAAGACCTGGTCCGCTTCTGCGCGCGCGCGCTCGTGAGCGACGGGCGCTCCTGA
- a CDS encoding HAD family phosphatase, whose product MPRDAVIFDLGGVVLDSPLHAIARYEREAQIPAGFVNRVVVSTGPQGAWSRLERGELRVEEWVPEFERDCAEAGQAISAARMMEAIRGASEPRPRMIAAIRAIRVRGLRVGALTNNWVAEEPAASRLGQELRGLFDAFVESAVVGLRKPDPRIYRYACDALGVAPEASIFLDDIGANLKAARALGMHTIKVDSAEQAIAELEAVLGFPLG is encoded by the coding sequence ATGCCACGCGACGCGGTGATCTTCGACCTCGGGGGAGTCGTGCTCGACTCGCCTCTCCACGCGATCGCGCGCTACGAGCGCGAGGCGCAAATCCCGGCGGGCTTCGTGAATCGCGTCGTCGTTTCGACCGGGCCGCAGGGCGCGTGGTCCCGGCTCGAGCGCGGCGAGCTTCGCGTCGAGGAGTGGGTGCCGGAATTCGAGCGCGACTGCGCCGAGGCGGGGCAGGCGATATCGGCGGCGCGGATGATGGAGGCGATCCGCGGCGCGAGCGAGCCGCGGCCGCGCATGATCGCGGCGATCCGCGCGATCCGTGTGCGCGGCCTGCGCGTCGGCGCGCTGACGAACAACTGGGTCGCGGAGGAGCCCGCCGCGAGTCGCCTTGGCCAGGAGCTGCGCGGGCTCTTCGACGCCTTCGTGGAGTCCGCGGTGGTCGGCCTGCGCAAGCCGGACCCGCGCATCTACCGGTACGCGTGCGACGCGCTCGGCGTCGCGCCCGAGGCCTCGATCTTCCTGGACGACATCGGCGCGAATCTCAAGGCGGCGCGCGCGCTCGGCATGCACACGATCAAGGTCGACTCCGCGGAGCAGGCCATCGCCGAGCTCGAAGCGGTGCTCGGATTTCCGCTGGGCTGA
- a CDS encoding aldo/keto reductase gives MKYRRLGASGLCVSEIALGSWLTLGGSVDAAASERIARHAFDLGVNLFDSADAYSGGEAERALGRALSGLPRTRLVLATKCFFPMSDDPNDRGLSRKHVFESVEGSLRRLGTDYLDLHQCHRADPETPLEETVRAYEDLIRQGKILYWGVSEWSEDLVARACRIADATGGYRPISNQPQYSLLRRDVERDLLGAHARLGLGQIVWSPLAQGVLTGKYAGGARPEGSGITIAARARFLEALLSEQNLARVDRMRPLAEELGVTAAQLSLAWCLRRPEVASVIVGATRAEQLDENALASGLVLPRTTLRRLARIFPR, from the coding sequence ATGAAGTACCGGCGGCTCGGCGCGAGCGGCCTGTGCGTCTCGGAGATCGCGCTCGGCTCGTGGCTCACGCTCGGCGGCAGCGTCGATGCGGCGGCGAGCGAGCGGATCGCGCGCCACGCGTTCGACCTGGGCGTGAATCTCTTCGACTCCGCCGATGCGTACTCCGGCGGAGAGGCGGAGCGCGCGCTCGGCCGCGCGCTCTCGGGTCTGCCGCGAACGCGTCTGGTGCTCGCGACCAAGTGCTTCTTCCCGATGTCCGACGACCCGAACGACCGCGGGCTCTCGCGCAAGCACGTCTTCGAGAGCGTCGAGGGGTCGCTTCGCCGCCTCGGCACCGACTACCTCGATCTGCACCAGTGTCACCGCGCGGATCCCGAGACCCCGCTCGAGGAGACGGTCCGCGCGTACGAAGACCTGATCCGCCAGGGCAAGATCCTGTACTGGGGCGTCTCGGAGTGGAGCGAAGACCTGGTCGCGCGCGCGTGTCGGATCGCGGACGCGACCGGCGGCTACCGGCCGATCTCGAACCAGCCGCAGTACTCGCTCCTGCGACGAGACGTCGAGCGCGACCTGCTCGGCGCGCATGCGCGCCTGGGCCTGGGCCAGATCGTCTGGAGCCCGCTCGCGCAGGGAGTTCTGACCGGGAAGTACGCCGGCGGCGCGCGCCCGGAGGGGAGCGGGATCACGATCGCCGCGCGAGCGCGCTTTCTCGAGGCGCTGCTCTCGGAGCAGAACCTGGCGCGCGTCGACCGGATGCGGCCGCTCGCGGAGGAGCTCGGCGTGACCGCGGCGCAGCTCTCGCTCGCGTGGTGCCTGCGCCGGCCCGAGGTCGCGAGCGTGATCGTCGGCGCGACGCGCGCGGAGCAGCTCGACGAGAATGCGCTCGCCTCCGGACTCGTCCTGCCTCGGACGACGCTGCGCCGGCTCGCGCGGATCTTCCCGCGCTGA
- a CDS encoding enoyl-CoA hydratase (Catalyzes the reversible hydration of unsaturated fatty acyl-CoA to beta-hydroxyacyl-CoA) — protein MEPQVVRYEVDGAVALVTLDRPRYRNAQSWQMLDQLDAALDRACADKAVKVAIVRGEGAHFSAGHDLGTPEQIEDRKLRGIPDTGLLEYETFRRYNLDYTLKWRNLPKPTVAMVRGYCIYGGWMIAAAMDVVFASPDARFLAGQVEYFSIPWDVGARKAKELLFESRFIGAEEARELGLVNRVIASEDLERETVAWAKRVADQPHGALRMAKLAINKVQDLQGFSSSMEGAFADFLVLAQMGGHPRKPAENRRLGGVDLALRGARGERES, from the coding sequence ATGGAGCCGCAAGTGGTCCGCTACGAAGTCGACGGCGCCGTCGCGCTGGTCACGCTCGATCGCCCTCGCTACCGAAACGCACAGAGCTGGCAGATGCTCGACCAGCTCGACGCCGCGCTCGACCGCGCCTGCGCCGACAAGGCCGTGAAGGTCGCGATCGTGCGCGGTGAGGGCGCGCACTTCTCCGCCGGCCACGACCTCGGAACGCCGGAGCAGATCGAGGACCGCAAGCTGCGCGGAATTCCCGACACCGGCCTGCTCGAGTACGAGACGTTCCGGAGGTACAACCTCGACTACACGCTGAAGTGGCGCAACCTGCCCAAGCCCACCGTCGCGATGGTGCGCGGCTACTGCATCTACGGCGGCTGGATGATCGCGGCGGCGATGGACGTGGTCTTCGCCTCGCCCGATGCTCGCTTCCTCGCCGGACAGGTCGAGTACTTCTCGATCCCATGGGACGTCGGCGCGCGCAAAGCGAAGGAGCTGCTTTTCGAGTCGCGCTTCATCGGCGCCGAGGAGGCGCGCGAGCTCGGCTTGGTGAATCGCGTGATTGCCAGCGAGGACCTCGAGCGAGAGACGGTCGCCTGGGCCAAGCGCGTGGCCGACCAGCCGCACGGCGCCCTGCGCATGGCGAAGCTCGCGATCAACAAGGTCCAGGACCTGCAGGGCTTCAGCAGCTCGATGGAGGGCGCCTTCGCCGATTTCCTGGTGCTCGCGCAGATGGGCGGCCATCCGCGAAAGCCCGCCGAGAACCGTCGGCTCGGCGGCGTCGACCTCGCTCTTCGCGGTGCGCGCGGCGAGCGAGAGTCGTGA
- a CDS encoding enoyl-CoA hydratase/isomerase family protein: MAGLVLRDDSEGVAVLTLNRPEVLNALSPKLFEELRAHVDRLADETGSVGCVVLQGAGRSFSAGNDLNAIRAGERAPSPHFQAETLEAIERLPQPVIAAVQGHCYTGALELVLACDLLVVAESAKLADTHGKWGMTPTWGMSQRLPRRIGGLRAKELMFSGRAVTGREAVAIGLANACVPDAELAAHALGLAREIAANSWFTLRTEKKLLREGQDLPASQALAYERANSPGAGPDMAKRLESFGAGGKKR; this comes from the coding sequence ATGGCGGGTCTGGTGCTTCGCGACGACAGCGAGGGCGTGGCCGTGCTGACGCTCAACCGCCCCGAGGTGCTGAACGCGCTCTCGCCGAAGCTCTTCGAGGAGCTGCGCGCGCACGTCGACCGCCTGGCCGACGAGACCGGGTCCGTGGGCTGCGTGGTGCTGCAGGGCGCCGGACGCTCGTTCTCGGCCGGCAACGACCTGAACGCGATCCGCGCCGGCGAGCGCGCGCCGTCGCCGCACTTCCAGGCGGAGACGCTCGAGGCGATCGAGCGCCTGCCGCAGCCGGTGATCGCCGCCGTTCAGGGCCACTGCTACACCGGCGCGCTCGAGCTCGTGCTGGCCTGCGATCTTCTCGTCGTCGCGGAGTCGGCGAAGCTCGCCGACACGCACGGCAAGTGGGGAATGACGCCGACCTGGGGCATGAGCCAGCGCCTGCCGCGCCGGATCGGGGGGCTTCGCGCGAAGGAGCTGATGTTCAGCGGCCGCGCGGTCACGGGGCGTGAAGCGGTCGCGATCGGGCTCGCCAACGCCTGCGTTCCGGACGCCGAGCTCGCGGCGCACGCGCTCGGGCTGGCGCGCGAGATCGCGGCCAACTCCTGGTTCACGCTCCGCACCGAGAAGAAGCTGCTGCGCGAGGGGCAGGACCTGCCCGCCAGCCAGGCGCTCGCCTACGAGCGCGCGAACAGCCCGGGCGCCGGGCCCGACATGGCCAAGCGCCTGGAGTCGTTCGGTGCCGGAGGGAAGAAGCGCTAG
- a CDS encoding rhodanese-like domain-containing protein translates to MISFVTISAVRRRISLISSPSPVTGATCMMRLLRFSRPAFYAAALALGLSTGCGFGVPSISDQELLARMEASDAPLVLDVRSPKEFAAGHIPGAVNLPYDQVEERIDELGPSRDRQVVVYCERGPRAFRALGTLEDAGFADLRHLEGDMSGWRQKQLPCTGC, encoded by the coding sequence ATGATCTCCTTCGTGACGATCTCGGCGGTTCGCAGGCGGATCTCGTTGATCTCATCCCCGAGTCCGGTGACAGGTGCGACCTGCATGATGCGGCTCCTTCGCTTTTCGCGGCCTGCATTCTACGCCGCCGCGCTCGCTCTTGGCCTCTCGACGGGCTGCGGCTTCGGCGTGCCGTCGATCTCGGACCAGGAGCTGCTCGCGCGGATGGAGGCGAGCGACGCGCCGCTCGTGCTCGATGTGCGCTCGCCCAAGGAGTTCGCGGCCGGGCACATTCCCGGGGCCGTGAACCTGCCGTACGACCAGGTCGAGGAGCGCATCGACGAGCTCGGACCGTCGCGCGACCGGCAGGTGGTGGTCTACTGCGAGCGCGGTCCGCGCGCCTTCCGCGCGCTCGGCACACTCGAGGACGCGGGCTTCGCCGACCTGCGCCACCTCGAGGGCGACATGAGCGGCTGGCGGCAGAAGCAGCTGCCCTGCACGGGCTGCTAG
- a CDS encoding acyl-CoA dehydrogenase: protein MQVAPVTGLGDEINEIRLRTAEIVTKEIIPNENSLRYGGPEKRRELYQSIQRKVKQAGLWAPHLPEEYGGMGIGFLKHAYMNEILAWSPFSSGLFGCQAPNSGNQTILVKYGTEEQKKKWLEPLVRGEIESCFSMTEPNQPGSNPYAIKTRAVRDGNDWVINGHKWFTSNGRRAAFAIVMCRTEEDGGESGVRDRMTQIIVPTNTPGFNVVRSVPVWGHEHGDHCEIIYDNVRVPITNALGHRGSGHQAAQDRLGAGRVFHCMNAVGQMWRAFDLMVQRSIEREVHGGKLETKQFIQGFIADSFMDIQSARLMTLHCAHVMDAGGDIRTMISAIKIFVPAAFERVVDRAIQVWGAAGVSSDLPLEAMYKGARTLRIADGPDEVHRLLIAKNVLKRYHAGESWDFGL, encoded by the coding sequence ATGCAGGTCGCACCTGTCACCGGACTCGGGGATGAGATCAACGAGATCCGCCTGCGAACCGCCGAGATCGTCACGAAGGAGATCATTCCGAACGAGAACTCGCTGCGCTACGGGGGCCCCGAGAAGCGCCGCGAGCTGTACCAGTCGATCCAGCGCAAGGTGAAGCAGGCGGGGCTCTGGGCGCCGCACCTGCCCGAGGAATACGGCGGGATGGGGATCGGCTTCCTGAAGCACGCCTACATGAACGAGATCCTCGCCTGGAGCCCGTTCTCGTCGGGCCTGTTCGGCTGCCAGGCGCCCAACTCGGGCAACCAGACCATCCTGGTGAAGTACGGCACCGAGGAGCAGAAGAAGAAGTGGCTCGAGCCGCTGGTGCGCGGCGAGATCGAGTCCTGCTTCTCGATGACCGAGCCGAACCAACCCGGCTCCAACCCGTACGCGATCAAGACCCGCGCGGTGCGCGACGGGAACGACTGGGTGATCAACGGCCACAAGTGGTTCACGTCCAACGGCCGGCGCGCCGCGTTCGCGATCGTGATGTGCCGCACCGAGGAGGACGGCGGCGAGAGCGGCGTGCGCGATCGCATGACCCAGATCATCGTGCCCACCAACACGCCGGGCTTCAATGTGGTGCGAAGCGTGCCGGTCTGGGGCCACGAGCACGGCGACCACTGCGAGATCATCTACGACAACGTGCGCGTGCCGATCACGAACGCACTCGGGCACCGCGGCAGCGGCCACCAGGCCGCGCAGGACCGGCTCGGCGCGGGACGCGTCTTCCACTGCATGAACGCCGTGGGCCAGATGTGGCGCGCCTTCGACCTGATGGTGCAGCGCTCGATCGAGCGCGAGGTGCACGGCGGCAAGCTCGAGACCAAGCAGTTCATCCAGGGCTTCATCGCCGACTCGTTCATGGACATCCAGAGCGCGCGGCTCATGACGCTGCACTGCGCGCACGTGATGGACGCGGGGGGCGACATCCGCACGATGATCTCGGCGATCAAGATCTTCGTGCCGGCCGCCTTCGAGCGCGTGGTCGACCGCGCGATCCAGGTCTGGGGCGCCGCGGGCGTCTCGAGCGACCTGCCGCTCGAGGCCATGTACAAGGGCGCGCGCACGCTGCGCATCGCCGACGGCCCCGACGAGGTGCACCGGCTGCTGATCGCGAAGAACGTGCTCAAGCGCTACCACGCCGGCGAGTCGTGGGACTTCGGGCTCTAG
- a CDS encoding MaoC family dehydratase, translating into MAIKKFPVEASHILMFARAINDPNPIYSDEEVAKKSELGAIPAPPTFTQASAQFDPDYFLRPKIGQPWFGSAKEPSGIRREPAGADASGASRPSGAAAGGLHAEQHFEYHRPLVAGMVLTAKTKPGKTWEKEGKRGGKLHFSESITEYYDASGELVVTARGVGVRTERVIEQK; encoded by the coding sequence ATGGCGATCAAGAAGTTCCCGGTCGAGGCGAGCCACATCCTGATGTTCGCGCGCGCGATCAACGACCCGAACCCGATCTACTCCGACGAGGAGGTCGCGAAGAAGTCGGAGCTCGGCGCGATTCCGGCGCCGCCGACGTTCACTCAGGCGTCCGCGCAGTTCGACCCGGACTACTTCCTGCGCCCGAAGATCGGCCAGCCCTGGTTCGGCTCCGCGAAGGAGCCGAGCGGGATCCGGCGCGAGCCGGCCGGCGCGGACGCCTCGGGCGCTTCGCGTCCGAGCGGCGCGGCGGCGGGCGGCCTGCACGCCGAGCAGCACTTCGAGTACCACCGGCCGCTGGTCGCGGGAATGGTGCTCACCGCGAAGACGAAGCCCGGCAAGACCTGGGAGAAGGAGGGCAAGCGCGGCGGCAAGCTGCACTTCTCCGAGTCGATTACGGAGTACTACGACGCGAGCGGCGAGCTCGTGGTGACCGCGCGCGGTGTCGGTGTGCGCACCGAGCGCGTGATCGAGCAGAAGTAG
- a CDS encoding acyl dehydratase, which yields MPLRASQLSVGDAREEVVIENLSRTQLVMYAGASGDYNPVHTDEVFATKVAGYPTVFAHGMLSMGATGRMLTNWVGDGRLTKYGVRFVAQVWPGDSLTARAVVDAIRHENGVALADLTVVTVNQDGKEVVSGYACARLDP from the coding sequence ATGCCGCTTCGAGCCAGCCAGCTTTCGGTCGGCGACGCGCGCGAGGAGGTCGTGATCGAGAACCTCTCGCGCACCCAGCTCGTCATGTACGCGGGCGCCTCGGGCGACTACAACCCGGTGCACACCGACGAGGTCTTCGCGACCAAGGTCGCCGGCTACCCGACGGTGTTCGCGCACGGAATGCTCAGCATGGGCGCGACCGGCCGCATGCTCACCAACTGGGTCGGCGACGGGCGGCTCACCAAGTACGGCGTGCGCTTCGTCGCGCAGGTCTGGCCGGGCGATTCGCTCACCGCGCGCGCGGTGGTCGACGCGATCCGCCACGAGAACGGCGTGGCGCTGGCCGACCTCACCGTCGTGACGGTGAACCAGGACGGGAAGGAAGTCGTCTCCGGCTACGCGTGCGCGCGGCTGGATCCGTAG
- a CDS encoding SDR family oxidoreductase — protein MALRLDGKVALITGGSRGIGKGIATAFARAGAQVMITSRKAEGCEAAAKEIGPSAHWETSNIGRPEDAERVIGATLDRLGRLDILVNNAATNPYAGPTIDVDLPRWEKTLQVNLTAPLFWTQLAWRRFMRENGGAIVNISSVGGLATNPILGVYDVSKAALIHLTKQLAAELGPRVRVNAIAPGLIRTDFARALWEGGRGDQVAKAYPLKRLGEPEDVAAAALYLADDASSGWVTGHTIVLDGGGLIGFQKVG, from the coding sequence ATGGCACTGCGCTTGGACGGAAAGGTCGCCCTGATCACGGGCGGCTCTCGGGGAATCGGCAAGGGAATCGCGACCGCATTCGCGCGCGCCGGCGCACAGGTGATGATCACCTCGCGCAAGGCCGAGGGCTGCGAAGCCGCCGCGAAAGAGATCGGGCCGAGCGCCCACTGGGAGACCAGCAACATCGGCCGGCCCGAAGACGCCGAGCGCGTGATCGGCGCGACGCTCGACCGGCTCGGCCGGCTCGACATCCTGGTGAACAACGCCGCCACCAATCCCTACGCCGGCCCGACGATCGACGTCGACCTGCCGCGCTGGGAGAAAACGCTCCAGGTGAACCTGACCGCCCCGCTCTTCTGGACCCAGCTCGCCTGGCGCCGCTTCATGCGCGAGAACGGCGGCGCGATCGTGAACATCTCGAGCGTCGGGGGCCTGGCGACCAACCCGATCCTCGGCGTCTACGACGTCTCGAAGGCCGCGCTGATCCACCTGACCAAGCAGCTCGCCGCCGAGCTCGGCCCGCGCGTGCGCGTGAACGCGATCGCACCCGGCCTGATCCGCACCGACTTCGCGCGCGCACTCTGGGAAGGAGGCCGCGGTGACCAGGTCGCAAAGGCCTACCCGCTGAAGCGCCTCGGCGAGCCCGAAGACGTCGCCGCCGCCGCGCTCTATCTCGCCGACGACGCTTCCAGCGGCTGGGTCACCGGCCACACGATCGTGCTCGACGGCGGCGGCCTGATCGGCTTCCAGAAGGTGGGCTGA
- a CDS encoding Gfo/Idh/MocA family oxidoreductase, protein MSDRLRVAVVGLGIGFQHLTAYRDLGDRFEIAAVCDTDAGKLGLAKLLFGIPFTTERFDELVARDGIDVIDICTPPVAHVPMLRAALAAGRHAICEKPLAGSLADVDELARCEAASKGRLMPIFQYRFGRGIARLRRLVAEGVAGRCHLATVETAWTRGADYYAVPWRGRFESELGGVCVSHAIHAHDLLYWLCGPPRSVFARLATRVNPIESEDCAVVALELESGALATLSATLGSAREISRLRLCFEHLVAESSLAPYTPGAEPWTITPASAEAQRRIDDCLAGFDPGAEGYPGQIAAFHAAITTGAALPVTIADARASLELATAIYHSSETGRPVELPIGADHPKYAGWRPAEGAIRRSAPDSRR, encoded by the coding sequence GTGAGCGATCGGCTCCGCGTCGCCGTGGTCGGTCTCGGGATCGGCTTCCAGCATCTCACGGCCTACCGCGACCTGGGCGACCGCTTCGAGATCGCCGCGGTCTGCGACACCGACGCCGGCAAGCTCGGGCTCGCGAAGCTGCTGTTCGGCATCCCGTTCACGACCGAGCGCTTCGATGAGCTCGTCGCGCGCGACGGGATCGATGTGATCGACATTTGCACGCCGCCGGTCGCGCACGTTCCGATGCTGCGCGCTGCGCTCGCGGCGGGCCGCCACGCGATCTGCGAGAAGCCGCTCGCCGGCTCGCTCGCCGACGTCGACGAGCTCGCGCGCTGCGAGGCCGCCTCGAAGGGCCGGCTCATGCCGATCTTCCAGTACCGCTTCGGGCGCGGCATCGCGCGGCTGCGCCGTCTGGTCGCCGAGGGCGTCGCCGGGCGCTGCCATCTCGCGACGGTCGAGACGGCGTGGACGCGCGGCGCCGACTACTACGCGGTGCCGTGGCGCGGCCGCTTCGAGAGCGAGCTCGGCGGCGTCTGCGTCTCGCACGCGATCCACGCCCACGATCTCCTGTACTGGCTCTGCGGGCCGCCGCGCTCGGTCTTCGCCCGGCTCGCGACGCGCGTGAATCCGATCGAGAGCGAGGACTGCGCGGTCGTCGCGCTCGAGCTCGAAAGCGGCGCACTCGCGACGCTTTCGGCGACGCTCGGCTCGGCGCGCGAGATCTCGCGACTGCGGCTGTGCTTCGAACATCTCGTCGCCGAGAGCAGCCTCGCGCCTTACACGCCGGGCGCGGAGCCGTGGACGATCACACCGGCCTCGGCCGAGGCGCAGCGGCGCATCGACGACTGCCTCGCCGGCTTCGACCCCGGCGCCGAGGGCTACCCCGGACAAATCGCCGCCTTCCACGCCGCGATCACGACCGGCGCGGCGCTCCCGGTGACGATCGCCGACGCGCGCGCCTCGCTCGAGCTCGCGACGGCGATCTACCACTCGTCCGAGACGGGCCGCCCGGTCGAGCTGCCGATCGGCGCCGATCACCCGAAGTACGCCGGCTGGCGTCCAGCCGAGGGCGCGATCCGAAGATCTGCGCCCGACTCGCGGCGCTAG
- a CDS encoding Gfo/Idh/MocA family oxidoreductase, translating to MQDRPPLRFAVIGVDHPHIFGQVSTLLAAGGELAAFHVAEPAQAEGFARMYPQAKRVHDEREILEDGSIQVVTSASIPSERAPLGVRVLRHGKDFLVDKPGMTTLAQLAEVRRVQRETGRIYSVFFSERFESRATERASKLVAEGAIGRVVQTIGLGPHRASLAQRPKWFFERERYGGVLCDIASHQVDQFLHFTGAYDAEVVASTVANWAHPEHPGFEDFGELHLRGNAATGTVRVDWYTPDALPTWGDGRLFVLGTEGYLEVRKYCDLGGAPGADHLFLVERGELRRFDCRHDALPFGPAFAADVRDRSETAMTQAHCFRACELVLQAQARALRLGHLVGDPGAAS from the coding sequence ATGCAGGACCGACCCCCGCTGCGCTTTGCCGTGATCGGCGTCGACCATCCGCACATCTTCGGTCAGGTCTCGACGTTGCTCGCCGCCGGCGGCGAGCTCGCGGCCTTTCACGTCGCCGAGCCGGCGCAGGCCGAGGGCTTTGCGCGCATGTATCCGCAGGCCAAGCGCGTGCACGACGAGCGCGAGATCCTCGAGGACGGCTCGATCCAGGTGGTCACCTCGGCCTCGATCCCGAGCGAGCGGGCGCCTCTCGGTGTGCGCGTGCTGCGGCACGGCAAGGACTTCCTGGTCGACAAGCCCGGAATGACGACGCTCGCGCAGCTCGCCGAGGTGCGGCGCGTGCAGCGCGAGACCGGCCGGATCTACTCGGTGTTCTTCTCCGAGCGCTTCGAGAGCCGCGCGACCGAGCGCGCGTCGAAGCTCGTCGCCGAGGGCGCGATCGGGCGCGTCGTGCAGACGATCGGCCTGGGCCCGCACCGCGCGAGCCTCGCGCAGCGGCCGAAGTGGTTCTTCGAGCGCGAGCGCTACGGCGGCGTGCTCTGCGACATCGCCTCGCACCAGGTCGATCAGTTCCTGCACTTCACCGGCGCGTACGATGCCGAGGTCGTGGCGTCGACGGTGGCGAACTGGGCGCATCCCGAGCATCCGGGCTTCGAGGACTTCGGCGAGCTCCACCTGCGCGGCAATGCGGCGACGGGCACCGTGCGCGTCGACTGGTACACGCCCGACGCGCTTCCGACCTGGGGCGACGGCCGCCTCTTCGTGCTCGGCACCGAGGGCTATCTCGAGGTGCGCAAGTACTGCGACCTCGGCGGCGCGCCGGGAGCCGACCACCTCTTCCTCGTCGAGCGCGGCGAGCTGCGCCGCTTCGACTGCCGCCACGATGCGCTTCCCTTCGGTCCGGCGTTCGCCGCCGACGTGCGCGACCGCAGCGAGACCGCGATGACCCAGGCGCACTGCTTCCGCGCCTGCGAGCTGGTGCTGCAGGCACAGGCGCGTGCTTTGCGGCTCGGCCATCTGGTCGGGGACCCGGGAGCCGCGTCGTGA